The DNA window CAGCCCAGTGCTCCTGCTCTCACGGAGGCTCCTCTGTACCCCTAGCCAAGAGCAAAGACACACCGAAGCCACTCCCACGAGTAGGAAAATGGCTGCAGGACAAAACCACCACCAGCAGACAGGCAGCCACCAAGGGCTGGGGACACCTAGGGCCAGGGCTGCGGCTGGGGGCAAACAGCACAGGCACCCTTCAAGACATTCCAAGTAGAGATGCTTCACCGCCAGAGCCCTGGGAACACCGCGGCCTCTTGGCTGGCCATCAAGTTTGTGCCCATGGCTTGGGGACCTTTGGTACATGAAGATGCCCACAGCCTGCTTCCCTCTGCAGCTGCCCTGAGCTCCAACCTGCCCAGGGCTCACCTGCTGAAGGTGGGGCACGGAGGCAGCCCTGATCACTGCCCAGATGCTCAGGCCCAGCCACCGGGACTCCAGAAGCTGGCACTAAGGCTTGGGAAAGTCACGGATTTAGCAGTTTGAATTCTGGTCCCCCCTTGCCAGCTGGGTGACCATGGACCCGTTctgtaagcttcagtttcctcttctgcaaaattggaataataataggATAATAATAGGATAGGATAATAGGATATAGGATAATAATAGGATAGGATAATAGGATAATAGGATAATAATCCTCATagcgataataataataataataataattataattaataataggATAATAATCCTCATAGCgatttataaggattaaatgaatcaatgaatacaGAGCTTTAATAGGAATGTTGGTTtgtgtaagtgctcagtaagcattaataataataataaattcatttattatataaatttatttattatataatttatcacataaatttatttattatataaatttattattattattatcagagtCAGCAAGAAACAAGGTGAGTCAGGACCTGGTGGGGAGGACTCGAGCCTAGCCATCAGTCTTTCTCTCCCCCAATCCTCCTGCACAGgctagttatttattcatttattcatccgcatacatttattgagcatctactatgtgtccaGCTCTGTGTAAAACTCTGGGGATACAGCCGTGAACCACACAGGAGTCCACCCTCATGGAGGGCGCACccgaaatatttacaaatttctaAATATTGTGATCAGTGCAACGAAGGAAACAGCAATGGCTGAGACTCACTTACCAAGTTCACGTTCGAAGGGGCTCCCAGTCTGAGGGGctcctctctgaggaggtgatgtcTCGTCTGAGACCCGAATGATGGAAGGAGCCAGCCAGGCAGAGAAAAGTGGGAGgagtgtcccaggcagaggggacatcAAGGGTGAAGGCAACGGGCAGGACAGGCCGAGGGGGCCTGGGCATCCACagtagaggagaggagaggggacgCCCAGTGTGAGCCCGCCATCCGGCCCGCGGCCCCAGCTGCAGAGATGAGGCCCCTGCTGGCTCTGGGTGCAAAGAATCAGGCCCCCAGCAACCCTGAGCTCCCCACTCCCAGCAGGTAGCAGAGGGACCTGGGGGCTCAGGGGCTGGCACTGGCCCCTCTGGTCACTCTAACCAGCGCCTACAGTTCAGAGGGGTTTCCCTGCAGTGACCAGGGGACCAGGGAGGGACTTCAACTCCACCCAACAAAATTGATTGAACACCTATTCTGTGTGCATCAATGTGGGTGCCTGTGGGTGCCtggtgagcatgtgtgtgtgtgtgctgtgtgtgtacCTGCTATATGTGTGCCTGTGTTGCGTGCAGACATGTGTGAAGGCCTGTGGGGCTTTGGAGCAACGCAGATCTGGGTTCGATTTCTGCTTGGCCACTCACAAATGACAAGAATACCCCTCTGAGACTCAgccttctcatctataaaatggggataaccacTGTGCCCCTCTCAAAGGATAATTGCTATCATTCAATCtggtccattcattcattcagacagcaagtatttattgagaacctactatgtgccaagtactgttctaagtgctggggacacagcaatgAACAATCAAAATTCCTGTCCAGGTGCATCCGACATCGTAGTTGGGGTGTGATGGGGAGACAGACGGAGAGAAGCTAAATCAATGATCATATGGATGTTAGGAGGTCATGAAGTGATGTGAGGTTGGGGATTGGGAGCTCGGGGGCCATGCTGTATCCCAGGAGGTTGCAGTGGGTCtcacgagaaaatatttgagtaaatacATGTAGGAAATGAATGATTGCACCATGCTATGTGGGCCCGGGGAGGACGGCTGCAGGCAGAGGGGCCGTCACACACAGGCTGGTGGCAAGGCAGCTGTGGAGGCCTCCATGAGCACGGAACGTTTTCTCCAATGAACTCAAGGCACCCAGGGGCCAAGCAGAGGAGAAAGGGGGCAGAGTGACCTGGAGAGAAATGGGAACTCTCGCCTCTCCAGGTCCACAAGCCCTTATCTGGAGCCTCTGTCCAGATGCATTTGGGAACCCAGAATTTTCCAGACCGGGCAACAGGCCATAATCAAACACATTCCCACTTCTGCAGTGAAACCGAATTCGCACGCTGAAGACACAAATGCCTTCCTGCCAAATGCATCAGAAAAGACTTTTGGTTTCGGACTTTGAATTGCAGATAGGGAATCGTGGCCCTGTATCACTTCCTCTATAACTACTACTGTCACCACCCCTGCCCTCATCATTGTTATGTACCCCTGGGGGGGCTTGACCCACACGGCTCCCACAGGGACCCTGATACTCCCTTCTCCCTGGGGCACAGCTGGGAGAGATGTGGTAGAAACAGGATAGCAGATTGGTGGCAACTGGCAGAGGCAGCAAGGGTCCCCTGTACTGCCACCGACTCCCCTCCGGAGTGagctcctccttctccccagcctcagtttcccccttctGTACCATGGGCGAGCGGGCTCTGGGGTCTCCCAGTGGTAGAGCCCCATGGGGCCCCGTCAAGTGATGGTGATGGGGTTTCTGCACCGACCCTACCACCAgcgagctgtgtgaccttgggcaagtcactgagcctctctgaacctcggttTCTTGATCTGAAGATAGGGGTGAGCTCGATCCCTTCTTCACAGGGCTGTGCATGGAAAGGACAAGCCCCTGTGCGGGCTTTGGGATATGTGAAGATCTGAACAGAAAGGAGGCCTTGTCCTTGTGACAGTGGAGTCACGTACGGTGGCGTGAAACTCATGCAAATTCAATCAGACACACGAGGCCGCCAGGGAGAGCGTGGAATTGCAATTCAGATACGAAGGCCACTCTGCCCACAAGCTGCTCACTATCGCTCATCGGCGCAGACCCCGGGTGAGCGAGATTAGAGACCTGAATCCGCTGTTCCTTCTGCAGGCTCCAGCCCCCAGGCTCCTCCTGGCATAAGCCCAGTGTGATTTTCTACAAGTTTTGCACATAAAAAGGCTCCTGATCAAAAACCAACCACTTCATCTGGTGCTCAACCCGAGAAACGGAATTTGAGCCCTTTGTGATCTTCGTTTCCCTGAAGCCCTGATACAGATTCAGGTTAACACAGCTCCACTGATGAGAGTCGTTTCAGAAAAGCGGAGTTCTTGGCCTTCCGAGTCAGCCTCTCAGCAGAGGATGAGGGAAGGAAAATCCAGAATGCCCCCAAAAGGCAGTCGACATATTGTGTTTGCTGTAAATTGATAAGAATGTTATGGGCTGTTAAAGGGAATCACCGTTAATGGAAAAAATGGAACATTAGGCTTCCAAACCGCACTAAATCAGTCTGTCGGTTTCCTTATCCGGAAAACAGAGTGATGACAGCCCCCCTGACTGAGGCTGTCGGGAAGAAATGGGGTCTCCCGTGAAAAACCCTTGGGGTCTGCGTGGGGTAAGAGGTCGCTgtcactattattatcatcaggaaagtcccagctcctccctgggaCCCCGGTGCCCCCTGGACCCTCGGCAGGCCACGCTCTTGCCTCCATTTCTCAGTGTGTAGGGCTGCAAGCATAGGTGCTCACGGGTCCAGGCAGGCCCATGAGTGGGTCAGAGGTGGCATCAAGGGTACAAGCTCTGAAACCAGCAGCCTGGGCCAAGTTCTGGCTCTGCTGCAAAGTGAGACTGATAATACAGGTTCACCAACGTTCATCTGCAATTCCAAAACCCCCCTAAATTTGCAAATTTCTGGCAAACGCTTACAGGCAAATCCTGACCTGAATGAATAGGAGACTATTTATAATCTTGACACATCCCACTTAGTGTGAAAATTCATATGTTTCACTGGAGAAACCATCATGTGTTTGAAGCTGAGGCTCTCCAGATGCAGGGTGACAGTAGGGTGCCCCGAGGGCGCTGGCAAACCAGGACAGAACAGGCTGCCCTGCGGGCTCATGGGATGCAGCCCCGCGTGGCCAGAGCatattgtttttcaaaaacatctggatcttgggattttttttaaaaaaaaagaaaagtaagggacttccctggaggtcccgtgattaagactctgtgcttctactgcaggggggctcaggtttgatccctggttggggaactaagatcccgcaggcggcgcagtacggccaaaaaaagaagagaaacaaaacagaaagaaaccttTCAAAACAATGggctccagaaaaaaaattataacactgagCAAATAAAACTCATCTGTGGACTGACGTGGCCTGACGTGGCCCAGAGTATTGCTGTACAGGGAGCCAAAGAGAGAACCATCCAGAATGTGGGGGGATgcaagaggagaggggagggaggggttgagCACGTAAATGTCTCAGAGCCTCTTTCAGGAATTCATTTACTCCTCACTGAGACCTCGTCAGGGCAGGCAGAGTCAAAATGGTTAAATCTCTGCAAAGGCAGAGATGAGGAGAGGGGCTCGGGGAGAGTGAAAAAGCCTTCCTACTGTCTCTCTGGATTTTTGGCCCTGATCTTTCCCTGGCTTGGCCAGTCTAAGCCCTAAGTAGTGGGGCCTCCAAGGaaaggtgggcaggggagggaaggggcctgGCCCCAGCTGCTCGGCGTGTGGTGTTGGGTGAGAGACTGGGGAATGGCAGGACGCTTCTGTGCCCTCCGTCCCTCTTGGTATCGAGGGTCCCCAGGCTTCTGTTTGCAGGTTCTGCAGCAGCAAAGCCTTGGGCCTCGGGGCTGCACGCAGGGGCCGGGCTAAGCTGTAGCCAGGGAGGGGGTCAGAGGGACCCCGAGCACAGCCAGCAGGGTTCAGGGGAACCCTGATCTGATCCCTGTGAGAAGCagctaaaagaatgaaagtaagtTGTGGACAATCAAAACGTGAACGGACCCCCGGCCAGACAGGAAGAAGCAGCACCCAGGAAGGCTCCCAGTCAGTCACACGGCTCACCTGCCcacgcctgcctgcctgcctgccgcTGAGCCACGTCAGGAGCTGAAGATTAGAGATCATGGAAGTTTGAACCGAAAGGAAGGTGAGGGAGGGTGAACTCTAACTTCCTGACTTTACAGGCGAGGAGAccaagcccagagaggttgagtgacttgccaagatcacacagcaagttcaTGGAAAGTCTTCCCACAGTATGTTTCACTGACTGAAGGGAATCACAAGTTCACTCTCCTTCATCAGGTTTGCGCGGCGGGAACATGCAGGAATTGGTGAAACACGGAGCAGGCCGTGGCAGCCTTCCCTCTGAAGGGAAGGGAGGCAGCTCGGCCCAGCGGTCAAAAGCACAGACTGTGTGCCAGATGGCCTGGCTTGGAGTCCTGGGCCCACTCTTCATCAGTTGCTTAGCAAGTTAGTTAATCTctctgttccctcatctgtaaaatggagatcaaaaTAATAGTGCCAACTTCACAGAGCTGTGGTGAGGTTTGAGAGAGTTAATGTATAAAAATGCCTAGGAGAAAGTACAACGATAAAAGTGTtgatgatggtagtggtggtggtggtggtggtgatgatggtgatggtgacagtgatggtgatggtgacagtgATGGTGACAGTAccggtggtggtgatggtgttgatgatggtgacggtgactgtgttgatgatggtgatggtgacagtACCGGTGTTGgtgatggtgttgatgatggtgacggtgactgtgttgatggtgatgatgatgtgacagtgatggtgatggtgatgatggtggcagTGGTGTTGGTGACAGTGACTGTGTTGATGgttgtgatggtgatggtggtgatggcgatggtggtggtgacagtgacGGTGATGGAGGGACAAGACAAGAAATGCTGCTCACCTGAGGCCAGTCAGGCTCCCAGAGGGAGGCGAAGCCCTGGAATGCGTAGATGCCTTTTCCCCacagagcattttcttttttagaatttttcttggTTCTCATGTTGTGCAGTCTTTCCTGAGAATGTTCTCTGGCTGTTCTGTGTGAGATCTACAGGGATGGTCAGGCCCAGTCCCTGTCCCCAGGGGCTTCAGGGTCTGGGGACTCCAGCACCAGGGTCAGGGTCAAGGTCATATTCATTTctgctcatttgttcatttgttcattccctGAATTTGACACTTTGGAGGCCCAACTGGATGGCAGAAAGCAGAGAGATGGGTTTGGAAGGCATACTCGTGGTTCAAATCCAGGCCCTGCCAGTTGCTGGCGGTGTTACCCGGGACAGGGCACTTGCCTCTCCCGACAGCTATATTGTGAACATATTCAACTGAAATTGTGGGGCCGTGTGGAAGATGAACGATATCTGTAAGGACCCCTCGCCCAGTGCTGAGTATACAGTAGGCGTTCAATAATTGGTAGCTGCTGTTAATGGACGTTGACTGTGGTAACTTTGGAACTGTGAAGATCCCaggtgggaaagggaggtggcGAGCCCTGTGATCTGGCTCTCCAAGCGTCCAGACAGGGATGCCTGCCCCTGGGAAAACTCCCCAGCAGGCAGcttgcagtcctgcccaccactGCCCCGGGCCCAGCCAGCTCCACAACCAGCAACACCAGCTCTGAGCACTGAACGCTGGCCAGGAAGGCACTGGGCTGTCTTTTGCATAGATTATTTCATCTCATCCTCACAACATCCCTATGAAGCTGGTCCTTTTCTTGCTCCCATACTGCAGAccatgaaactgaggctcacaggggctaaggaagaggcagagctggtACTCAGACCCAGAGAAAGGCATCAGTGCCAGAAAACCTATCCTGCAACATTCAGCACCAAAGGGTGGATCTTTGGGTCCCCTATCCCCATAAGTGCCCTCAGGGTTTAGCCAAAGAAATGAATCCCTAAAGGTGTACAGCCCCATTCGTGTTGGGAACTGGGACGGAGGGAGGTAGGAGTGAAAGGTCAGGGGTGAGAGTTGAGGGCAGGACAAAGGGCCCCCTGTCTCCTCTCTCACCAAGCTAGCCGGGCATCTCCACCATGTCCTCCTGAGGCTGCCCTGCCCATTGCAATAGATCAGATGGTTGACAGCTGGTCAACCCCCTCCCAACCCAGGCCAGAGCTCTGGCCTCTGCTCTGGACCCGACATGCCCTCTGTGTGAGAAATACCTTCCGCTTCCAAGGACCAGGACTCCCGGGGCAACCATGGCGGGCTCTTGCCAAGATGGAAGAAACTTACCATAGGCCACAACTTAATTACAAGGAGTCTTAGTtggagggagagggcaggctGGTGGGGCATGACTCCCCTTAAAATTCTACCACCAGCTTCAGAACACTCAGGCAAAAACGGGACTTTTTACACCCAGCAACAATTTCTCAAAAGAAACTTAAACACAGCCATTTACTATATAAAGTACTCACCCTGACCGATGCTGTCCCCAGCTCCCAACTGAGAAGCAAGCCCTGGGGCAGATGGAAACCAAACACTTGCTCCACGACTGATAAAGCCGGGCAGTGAACATGGAGGGTGGGCTCTGAGGCCATACAGGCGTGCCACCCAACCCATCTCCACTCAGATCAAACCTCTGCCCCAGCCACACATGGGCCGGCCACGGACAACGAGCCACTTTGACGCCCCTCCGCCCCTGCTCCACAGTCAGACGAGGCTGGGAGGAGGCGGGACTGCCCAGTGGCCCACATTCCTATTGAAGGGGCCCAGGCTGGAGCCAGGACAGAGGGGAGGCCAGGTCCCCCCAGACCCGAGTCCACTGGGCTCCTTCACCAACTGAccgtgtgatcttgggcaagcccCTCTGCCTCCCTGAGCTCTGATTTCCTCCTCTAGACCTGGGAGCTGTTAAAGAGAAATTGTTATCATTCTTAACCTGCCTTGGGAATTCTAGAAAGTAACAAATGTTCTGGGTTCCCATTCTGGCTCATTTCTCAGCTCTCTAGAACTATGACGTTCAAACTTTTTTTGATTGAAAGCAACACTCAGGATGTTTTTATATTgccacccaacacacacaaagTGAGGCTTATCCTCACAAAACACGATGCATTCTGACATTCTCTATTCTAGtccatttcagtttttttaaaactgatgGTTGTGTTactacatgattttttaaaaattggtggtTGCAATGCTGCATATTACTACAGAGAGAGAGCACGAGGaaattttggggggtgatgggaCTGTAGTACGCCTTGATGGTTACGGTGATTATGCAGATCTGTGTATGTGTTCATATTCATAGAATTGTGcactaaaagaaaatggaatttactgcatgttcatttaaaaagtaaagttttaaCACAAGAAGGAAAATTGATGGTTGCAACCCACTAAACTGGTTTCACGACCCGCCTAAGGGTTGCCATCTGTAGTATGAAAATCCCTGCCCCTGAAGCCCACGACAATGGCTGGAGGCAAAAGGGTCATTGATCAGGCTGTGAGTAGAGGTGAGGCAAAGCAGAAGAGACACTTCCCTTCCTgaccctcttctctcctttctgcaGTCACTTCCTGCCTCAGAGGCCTCAGAGGGTTCAACTTAGAGGACCAAGGTAAGGAAGAGCCACGTGGAGAGGGGGGCGTGGAACGATTCCACCAGGCTCTAGGGGGACCTGCCATCCCTCTGTCGGAGCGAATCCCAccttacagagagagagagagagagagagagagagcagcccACACCccctacacatgcacacatgcatgcatgcacgcTTAAGAGGCCCATTTGCAGATAGATGCCCTAGATGGCTGTAAAGCACCCCACAAATGCTAGGTGTCATGCTAATTATTATTATGGCCCACTCACCAGGCACAGAAAAGATACTGGCCATAAATGCACCTTGCAAAGTCCTTTTCCTGCCCAATCCTGCCAGATGCTCCCTGGCCAGAGACATTTgcagctggggctgcagagagAGGCTGCACCAGATTGTAAAGTGTGTGAAATGTCTTGCCTTAGAGGTTGGACTTTAATCCTAGAGGCTAGTGTTTCCCAAACAGGGTTCCACAGAGCTCGTTGGACGAAGGGTAGGCAACACTACATCACCCACTGCAGACTCCTGACAGGGGACACTGGCCtagtaaaggctctgagaagtcctgcaatgAGGAACTCTGTTAAGCATTTTCAGATTCAGCAGTTCCCAGACTCACTTCACCACAGACCTCTCTTTTTCACATTTCCTGAGATAACATCATGCTGAATGTATTTGGTGATAAATGTGGCGAGAGGATCTCATGAAGCTACCAGGCAACCAGAAGGGGCCACAGAGGGCTTGGTAGGCCCTGGGCGGGGACCTGGAAGCCTGCAATGGCATCCTAGCTCCAAACTCTATCAAGATCGTTCCTGCTGTACAATCCCACTTATGTAACATTTGAGAACAGGCAGAACTCATctctagtgacagaaagcagatcagtggttgcctgaggctggATTCAGGGAAATCGACTGTGAAGAGGCATGAGGGAACTTCCAGGTAATGGGCATGTTCTCTGTCTAGAGCATGGCGGGGGCTACAggtgtgtatacatttgtcaaatccTATTGAACAAGTGCCCTTAAAATGAGTGCATGTCCCTGTATGTAAgttgtacctcaataaaattgattttaaaagttagagacaaggggggaagggggagagagagggatggaccGGGAGTTTAGGGTTGGTAGATGCAGACTGTTACatttagaatgaataaagaacaaggtcctactgtatagcacagggaactatatccagtctcctgggataaaccatcatggaaaagaatattaaaaaaaagaatgtctgtatgtgtataactgagtcactttgctgtacagctgagattggcacagcatggtaagtcaactagacttcaattaaaaaaatgaacagaaaaaaaataaaataaaagttagagagagagagaaaaaaatcaggctCCGGGCCCTGTCTGGGGTGTATTGAAACAGAATTTCCAGGAAGGGGCGATCCTGCAGGACGCTGGGTGCTGAGAGCCCCTCGCTCACTGCTCCGAGTTCCCTGGGCTCCTAGGTCTCAAGCCCCATCCTCCTGGCCTGGTTTCAAGGGACCACCTGGATCAGGAGCTGCATCAGCCTGAGTTTCTGGAAAGTCCCTGCAAGGTCCCAGAGGACGAAGCTCACGGGAGGAGCAAAGCAGGCAGCCCGTGGGCAGAGAGAGCCTTGCTAGTGGTGGGGCCCAGACGGGGAAGGTGCAGGGAGGGGCCCGCATGGAGGGCCCTTTCCACCCTGACTGCCTCCTCCACCTCTTCGACCCCTAGGGTTCACAGTGAGACTCAGCGGCTCCGGCTCGCGGTGCCAGGGCCATCTGGAGGTCAATTACAAGGACAAGTGGTACACGGTGCACAGCCAGAGCTGGGGCCTGCGCCCGTTCCACCGGGAGGACCCCGGTCAGGCCTGGAAGCTCTGCCAGAAGCTGCGATGCAGGGAGCCCTTGCTCCTCTCCCACATCCGTCACTTCAAAGGGAAGCGACCCCAGAGCCAGATCACCTGCCGCGGACAACTGGGGTCCTTCTCCAACTGCAGCGACAGCAAGGCAAACCAGGGGGACCCTCTGTCCCTGATCTGCTTAGGTGGGTAACTAGCTGGCCCCGTGGGTTCCCTGGGCCTGGGCACCAGCCCCGAGGAGGCTGCCCACGCCTGTGATCTGGGGCCTGTCCCCGATTTACAACTACCCTCTCAAAAACATACACTGGTGGGGAACTGGAGGGGGAGTACTGAGGACGTGCTGGCACCTGTCTGGGGATGGAAAAGGTCGAGGAGCTGGTTCTGCCAACAGTTAACTTCATTGTCTCCTCTTAACCTTTGTtttcccaactgtaaaatgggccaGTACTGCCTGCCTCGCAGGAGGCTTAGACACAACATGTGGGTCAAGTGGGCTTAATGGGGCCCGTGGTACTTACATCATGAGTTCCAGGTCTTTCTCAACATGGCCGGTTGTTGCCCCCaactctccccacaccccctactcttccctcctccctcccagggtcCCGGCCCCCTCCCTAACCAGAGCATCTCTTTTCAGAGCCACTGAGGACAACACCTCTTCCCACGAGCCCCCCGCCCGTGACCACTCCGGAGCCCACAGGTAAAACGATTCTGAGGGCCCTGGGGGTAGGGTGTcggatttagcaaataaaaacacaggatgttcagttacatttaaatttcagataagcaTGAAAGGTTGTAGCGTATGTTCCATCCAATATTTGGGACCTCACCACCTCCCAGGGCCGTCGGCCAGTCATTCACTCGTCTGTGTGTTAGAACCACAGAGCAAGAAAGGCCCTGCTGCTGGTCGTCAGCACTCaggtccctccccacctccccagctcctcccaggcTGCAGCTGGTGGCGCGACCCGGGGGCCTGCGGTGTGCAGGCCTGGTGGAGTTCTACAGCGGCAGCCTGGGTGGCACCGTCGGCATCGAGTCCCAGGACGGGATCCAGGACCTGGGGAACCTCATCTGCGCAGCCCTCCAGTGTGGTTCTTTCCTGAAGCCTCTGCCAGAGACCGAGGCAGCCAGGACACTAGAGCCAGGAGAGAGCGGTCCCTTGCCAATCCGGTGGAAGATCCAGAACAGAAGATGTGCCTCCGTAGAGCAGTGCTTCAGAAAAGTTCAGCCCCAGGAGGGAGGCCAAGCTCTTGGCCTCATCTGTTCTGGTGAGTGGGACCGGGCCAAGACTCACGGGCGCCCCCATGTGGTCAGTCACCACACGTTCCTGAAAGCCCTACATGCAGCACAGGGCACTAGCGCTACGGAGAACACAAGGGACATGGAGGGCTGATCGCTGGCCTCTAAGAGGTAGGGTGGCCATGGGGTGGGGAGGCCACACTCACACCCAATGCCCCGGGCATCTCTGCAAAGTAACACAGAACAAGCCCAAATGCTCGGCTGCCACACGGGGAAGTGGCAGGACTCACAGGAGGAGGCACGGTCTGCTGGTGAGTTTGGCGGGCTGCGGCTTGTGTCAAGGGCCCAAGCAGGATGGAGCGCTTGGAGGGAACCAGCCTTGCAGGAGGGGAGTTTATAAATCCCAGGGACAGATGATGTTGGAACGATGGTGAGACATAGGAGGTCCTTGAGGCACAGCAGGTAGAGAAAGGCCAGAGCAGGGCCCCAGAGGGCTTCCTGCGGAGGCTCCCGAGTCACAGGCCACCAACCGGAAGAGACTGGCGATGCCGGTGTGGTTGAGGGCAGGAGCCCAGAGGCTGGTCTGGGGGATCCCCAAATGAGGatcaatggggaaactgaggggaAAGGGACCACAGGTCAAAATAAGGATAATCACAGCATGCCTTGGGACGTAGTGGGCTCCTATCACCAAATGGTCTAGTGAAGTCCAGACTCCAAGAAGTCATACTTCCTGAGTGCTTACATCACGTTGGGGACTAGTCAGGGCATTCCTTCATTTTCACAACAAGCTTAGAAGgtgggtgctattattatccccactttacagatgaggaagctgaggctcagagaggttaaatttcTTACTCAGTGTCATAGAGCACTAGCTGGGGTTTCCCCTCAAGCAGCATCACTCCAGAGCCTGCTGTGTAAGCCTTGGCTGCTCCAGGTGTGGTCCTGGACCAGCAGCTTCGGCTTCATCTGGCTGGTTAGGAATACAGACGCCCAGGCCCCACCTTCCACCTACTAATCAGGATCTGCCTTTCAGCAAAGTCTCAGGGATTCATGTGCACACATCTGGGAAGCATTTGCTCTGGACCACTGGGCTCTCCTGCAGGCAGGGACGCCCCCAAACCACTGGACACATGGTGTGAATGAGTAAGACGCTGCCCCCTCCAGGCAGAAGCAGC is part of the Balaenoptera musculus isolate JJ_BM4_2016_0621 chromosome 8, mBalMus1.pri.v3, whole genome shotgun sequence genome and encodes:
- the CD5 gene encoding T-cell surface glycoprotein CD5, producing the protein MGSQHPPLAALYLLGLLVTSCLRGLRGFNLEDQGFTVRLSGSGSRCQGHLEVNYKDKWYTVHSQSWGLRPFHREDPGQAWKLCQKLRCREPLLLSHIRHFKGKRPQSQITCRGQLGSFSNCSDSKANQGDPLSLICLEPLRTTPLPTSPPPVTTPEPTAPPRLQLVARPGGLRCAGLVEFYSGSLGGTVGIESQDGIQDLGNLICAALQCGSFLKPLPETEAARTLEPGESGPLPIRWKIQNRRCASVEQCFRKVQPQEGGQALGLICSDFQPKVQSRLVGGSGTCEGSVEVRQGKQWDALCDSPSVKGMARWEDVCQEQQCGNVSSYQLLDTGEKTSGGFFCPAGKLSQCHQLLQKKSHCKRVFVTCQNSSPAGLGAGTVTSIILALVLAVVLLVVCGPLAYKKLVKKFRQKKQRQWIGPTGMNQNMSFHRNHTVTVRSQAENSTASHLENEYSQPPRNSQISAFPALEGALHRVSAQPDNSSDSDYDLHGAQRL